Proteins found in one Helicobacter sp. NHP19-003 genomic segment:
- a CDS encoding DUF5675 family protein: MFKVTITRKQTTPAVSKKGKSEQGTLGELVVYDAEGQEVYRCHTMENDGEPTHESGKDKPIMPGTYTLHFDYTSVCVPPQWRNKNPWDKPIGLWLKDPNNPAFAKRRITIHVGNDAIDTLGCILLGKSYNDKLGIIQHSTQAVDEFYDLVETVLTNL; this comes from the coding sequence ATGTTTAAAGTAACCATCACCCGTAAACAAACCACCCCCGCTGTCAGCAAAAAGGGCAAGAGCGAACAGGGCACTTTAGGTGAGCTGGTGGTCTATGATGCAGAAGGCCAAGAGGTTTATAGATGCCACACGATGGAGAATGACGGCGAGCCCACACACGAGAGCGGCAAGGACAAACCCATCATGCCCGGCACCTACACCCTGCACTTTGACTACACCAGCGTCTGTGTGCCGCCCCAGTGGCGCAACAAGAACCCATGGGACAAGCCCATAGGCCTTTGGCTCAAAGACCCCAATAACCCCGCCTTTGCCAAACGCCGCATCACGATCCATGTCGGCAATGACGCGATAGACACTCTGGGCTGTATCCTGCTGGGCAAGAGCTACAACGACAAGCTGGGCATCATCCAACACTCCACACAAGCCGTAGACGAGTTTTATGACCTCGTAGAAACCGTTCTTACAAACCTATAA
- a CDS encoding DNA cytosine methyltransferase, translating into MKPRSPLKLESPSFSYGRVCQRHPRSYQRRAVFSIDEPSPTIRGVNRPIPKDYQLKACDPSGVDLHALRPLSTLERSYLQTFPKNFIFKGTKTDLEQMIGNAVPVNLAKYIAQAIKEHTKANTKPHNPQTFMLADKPLHQQGMQASLF; encoded by the coding sequence TTGAAGCCGCGATCTCCGCTAAAGTTAGAATCCCCTAGCTTTAGCTATGGGAGAGTATGTCAAAGACACCCTAGAAGTTATCAAAGGCGGGCGGTTTTTAGCATTGATGAGCCTAGTCCCACGATTCGAGGTGTGAATAGACCCATTCCTAAAGACTATCAACTCAAAGCTTGCGATCCTAGCGGTGTAGATTTACATGCTCTGCGCCCTCTAAGCACCCTAGAGAGAAGTTATCTACAAACCTTCCCTAAAAACTTCATTTTTAAAGGCACCAAAACAGACCTAGAGCAAATGATCGGCAACGCCGTCCCCGTCAATTTGGCCAAATACATTGCACAAGCCATTAAAGAACATACTAAAGCCAACACCAAGCCACACAATCCACAAACCTTTATGCTCGCCGACAAACCCCTACACCAACAAGGCATGCAAGCTTCTCTTTTCTAG
- the dcd gene encoding dCTP deaminase: MGLKADTWIKKMSEQHAMIAPFCEKQISKGTISYGLSSYGYDIRVGTEFKLFKFIDTGVVDPKDFNPALVETIHTQDFITIPPNAFALAHSIEYIKMPKDVLAICLGKSTYARCGIIVNVTPFEPEFEGYITIEISNTTSLPAKVYANEGIAQVVFLQGDSVCATSYKDKQGKYQGQQGITLPKVP; encoded by the coding sequence ATGGGCTTGAAAGCGGACACTTGGATTAAAAAGATGAGCGAACAACACGCCATGATCGCCCCCTTTTGCGAAAAGCAAATCAGCAAGGGGACGATCAGCTACGGCCTAAGCAGCTACGGCTATGATATTCGAGTCGGCACGGAGTTCAAGCTATTTAAATTCATAGACACGGGCGTGGTCGATCCCAAAGACTTTAATCCAGCCCTTGTAGAAACGATCCACACGCAAGATTTTATCACTATCCCCCCCAACGCCTTTGCCCTCGCCCACAGCATTGAGTACATTAAAATGCCTAAAGATGTCTTAGCCATTTGTCTAGGCAAAAGCACTTATGCGCGTTGTGGGATCATTGTCAATGTTACCCCCTTTGAGCCTGAATTTGAGGGGTACATCACCATTGAGATTTCTAACACGACTTCACTGCCGGCAAAAGTCTATGCCAATGAGGGCATCGCCCAAGTGGTGTTTTTGCAAGGCGATAGCGTGTGTGCTACCAGCTACAAAGACAAACAGGGCAAATACCAAGGCCAACAAGGCATCACTTTGCCCAAAGTGCCTTAA
- a CDS encoding alpha/beta hydrolase-fold protein — protein sequence MLSRRTFIIKGAGVLLGLSVPLLAHNKAAIKEVVGIVHVFGDGAKLDTLSIAYNTEVFKMRKQDFKVLGRSIMGIYISQDARGQRRAANGKFVILKLNEPKSALLTSIQHHKPDPQHKKKFVAGGKPGHTLKLQTPTAQLEVKNSQKIWELSRVSYPIIEDFKAFTFEDKILKRTLRYNLFIPKHADNQPLPLVLFMHDAGTTGNLQQATLLQGLGALIWAHPEEQRKRPCYVLAPQYDEIVVDDNSHASAMLDVTMHLVQEISQKYPIDTSRIYTTGQSMGCMMSIALLIKYPHFFASAFLVAGRWDANLCDPLARDKFWLLTSGDDVGSFALSNAIIERLERKGAKVAKAIWDGKWDQAQFQQACQEMIAKSAPINYTMFQKNSLLGVDKISAHRNTWRVAYSIEPIRAWLFAQRLEKN from the coding sequence TTGTTATCGCGTAGGACATTCATCATTAAGGGGGCGGGGGTTCTCTTGGGGCTTAGTGTGCCTCTTTTGGCGCACAACAAAGCGGCCATTAAGGAAGTGGTGGGGATTGTGCATGTCTTTGGCGATGGGGCCAAGTTAGACACTCTTAGCATCGCCTATAACACAGAGGTGTTCAAGATGCGCAAGCAAGATTTTAAAGTGTTGGGGCGCTCGATCATGGGTATTTATATCAGTCAAGATGCTAGAGGGCAGAGGCGTGCAGCCAATGGAAAGTTTGTGATCTTAAAATTAAATGAGCCCAAGTCAGCCCTGCTGACAAGTATCCAACACCACAAGCCAGATCCACAACACAAAAAGAAATTTGTCGCGGGGGGTAAACCCGGTCACACCCTGAAATTACAAACCCCAACAGCGCAACTTGAAGTTAAAAATAGCCAAAAAATATGGGAGCTCTCTAGGGTATCTTATCCCATCATAGAGGATTTTAAGGCCTTCACATTTGAAGATAAAATTTTGAAAAGAACCTTGCGCTACAATTTATTTATTCCTAAACACGCAGATAACCAACCCCTACCCTTAGTGCTTTTCATGCACGATGCCGGCACAACGGGTAATTTACAGCAGGCCACTTTATTGCAAGGTTTGGGCGCGCTCATTTGGGCACACCCAGAAGAACAGCGCAAACGCCCCTGCTATGTGCTCGCCCCACAATATGATGAAATTGTCGTCGATGATAACTCGCACGCCTCAGCCATGTTAGATGTAACCATGCACCTAGTCCAAGAGATAAGCCAAAAATATCCCATAGACACTTCCAGAATCTACACCACAGGGCAATCTATGGGTTGCATGATGTCCATAGCCCTGCTCATCAAATACCCACATTTTTTTGCCAGCGCCTTTTTAGTGGCGGGGCGTTGGGATGCAAATTTATGCGATCCCTTAGCGCGGGATAAATTTTGGTTGCTCACCTCTGGCGATGATGTGGGTAGCTTTGCCCTTAGCAACGCCATTATAGAGAGATTAGAACGCAAAGGGGCTAAAGTGGCTAAGGCTATTTGGGATGGCAAATGGGATCAAGCGCAATTTCAACAAGCTTGCCAAGAGATGATCGCCAAGAGCGCTCCGATCAACTACACCATGTTTCAAAAAAATAGCCTGTTGGGTGTAGATAAAATAAGCGCGCACCGCAACACTTGGCGTGTAGCCTATAGCATTGAACCCATCCGTGCATGGCTTTTTGCGCAACGCTTAGAGAAGAACTAA
- a CDS encoding DUF948 domain-containing protein: MNDYNNVNKLFDEVENGLSRVEQELEEITKELQQLGSHIDRLSDLLRVKNS; the protein is encoded by the coding sequence ATGAATGACTACAATAATGTCAATAAGCTTTTTGATGAGGTCGAAAATGGGCTTTCTAGGGTCGAGCAGGAGTTGGAGGAAATCACCAAAGAATTGCAACAACTTGGCAGCCACATAGATAGACTCAGCGACCTGCTTAGGGTCAAGAACTCTTGA
- the carB gene encoding carbamoyl-phosphate synthase large subunit — protein MPLMQKFKKILLIGSGPIVIGQACEFDYSSSIALKTLKSLGYEVVLLNSNPITINTDKALAYKTYIEPINTQNVLKIVEQENIEAILPTMGGQTALNIMVELHQQGHFEGALKHVKLLGAKIESILKAEDRRAFKECMLGIGLDLPKGGYAYSEEEALSVVKEVGFPCIIRSSFTLGGEGSAVAFNIEEFRDLAKFALEASPINEILIEESLLGCKEFEMEVVRDCKDNCVIVCCIENVDPMGIHTGDSITIAPALTLTDKEYQRMRDASFAVLRAVGVDTGGANVQFAIKDRRLLVIEMNPRVSRSSALASKATLFPIAKVATLLALGHTLEEITNDITQSTTCFEPTLDYIITKIPHFDFEKFPQVDSTLGTSMKSIGEVMGIGGSFKESLMKALESDYLLKNLRVFLESPLDLEFLKKELRRPNPKRLLYAMHAFSDGLSVDEVHDLCYIDPYFLNEIKEIVQALLELKEANKQALLSDRNALFRLKSMGLSDALIASFLGASELEVREARDALDLHPKMYQVDLSANEFKSPTPYLYSTYAPFFPSHNNPPKSTRQKVILIGSSANKIGVGMEFDYALTHASLALKKIGLSPIIINNNPETISTDHDTSDTLYFEPITLEHVLEIVAQERAHLMGVVVGFGGQTPLKIAKDLEALNIPLLGTAFKNIEIAEERDLCHKLLNGLNIAYPKGLCANSKEQALECLDQLELPLILRPSFVLGGAKMRILRTKEECLDYTENYSFETSLLMDTFLEDALELDVDAICDQQSVFVCSVLEHIEPAGIHSGDSTCFIPPSLSPQVLEEVYTQTQKIALGLQVLGLVNIQFAYKNGQLFVLEINPRCSRTVPFVSKALGLDLAAMAMSVMAGQSLEDFKGLENKGGGLFLAKSLNYVFVKESVFPFNKLYGADLVLGPEMKSTGEVAGVGHTLAEAFYKSQLACNNPIKHSGHVFVSLKDADKQKAMPLMRAFVSLGFKLYATTGTHRALLAEGLESVQVLKISEGRPNISDFMLNHEIDMAINTSDRVSEDSKIIRMQVLKNKISYFTTLKAVEKVLLSLLEYSKFKHNPPVSLQELQA, from the coding sequence ATCCCGCTTATGCAAAAATTTAAGAAAATTCTACTCATCGGTTCAGGTCCCATTGTCATAGGGCAGGCGTGCGAGTTTGACTACTCCTCTAGCATTGCCCTTAAAACGCTTAAAAGCTTGGGCTATGAGGTGGTGCTTTTAAACTCCAACCCCATCACCATCAACACAGACAAAGCCCTCGCCTACAAAACCTACATTGAGCCCATCAACACGCAAAATGTGCTCAAAATCGTGGAGCAAGAAAACATAGAGGCGATTTTACCCACCATGGGGGGGCAAACCGCACTCAACATCATGGTGGAGTTGCACCAGCAGGGGCATTTTGAGGGGGCGTTAAAACATGTCAAACTCTTAGGGGCTAAAATTGAGAGCATTTTAAAGGCAGAAGATCGGCGGGCGTTTAAAGAGTGCATGCTAGGCATTGGGCTAGATTTACCCAAGGGGGGGTATGCCTACAGCGAGGAGGAGGCGTTAAGTGTCGTTAAAGAGGTGGGCTTTCCTTGTATTATCCGCTCTAGCTTTACTTTGGGGGGGGAGGGGAGCGCGGTTGCCTTTAACATTGAAGAGTTTAGGGACTTAGCCAAATTCGCCCTAGAGGCTTCGCCCATCAATGAAATCTTGATTGAAGAGAGTTTATTAGGCTGTAAAGAGTTTGAAATGGAGGTGGTGCGCGATTGTAAGGATAATTGCGTGATCGTGTGCTGCATTGAAAATGTCGATCCGATGGGAATCCACACGGGCGATAGCATCACCATTGCCCCCGCTTTGACCTTGACAGATAAAGAATACCAGCGCATGCGCGATGCCAGCTTTGCGGTTTTGCGGGCAGTGGGCGTGGATACGGGGGGGGCGAATGTGCAATTTGCGATCAAAGATCGGCGTTTATTGGTGATTGAAATGAACCCACGGGTTAGCCGTAGCTCCGCGCTTGCCAGCAAAGCCACGCTCTTTCCCATCGCTAAAGTCGCCACGCTTTTAGCACTAGGACACACTTTAGAAGAAATCACTAATGACATCACCCAAAGCACGACTTGCTTTGAGCCCACCCTAGATTACATCATCACCAAGATTCCGCATTTTGATTTTGAGAAATTCCCCCAAGTGGATAGCACTTTGGGCACTTCTATGAAAAGCATTGGCGAGGTGATGGGCATTGGGGGGAGTTTTAAAGAAAGCTTGATGAAAGCCTTAGAGAGCGATTATCTTTTAAAGAATTTGCGCGTCTTTTTAGAGAGCCCCTTAGATTTGGAGTTTTTAAAGAAAGAGTTGCGCCGCCCCAACCCTAAACGCTTGCTTTACGCCATGCACGCTTTTAGCGATGGCTTAAGTGTAGATGAGGTGCATGATTTATGCTACATCGATCCCTATTTTTTGAATGAAATTAAAGAAATCGTGCAAGCCCTTTTAGAGTTAAAAGAGGCTAACAAACAAGCTTTACTTAGCGACAGAAACGCCCTATTTAGGCTTAAAAGCATGGGGTTAAGCGATGCTTTGATTGCCAGCTTTTTAGGGGCAAGCGAGCTAGAGGTGAGGGAGGCTAGAGATGCCCTAGACTTGCACCCTAAAATGTATCAAGTGGATTTGAGCGCCAATGAGTTTAAAAGCCCCACGCCCTACCTCTATAGCACCTATGCGCCCTTTTTCCCCAGCCACAACAACCCCCCCAAATCCACCCGCCAAAAGGTCATACTCATTGGCTCAAGTGCAAATAAAATCGGGGTGGGGATGGAGTTTGACTACGCCTTGACGCACGCCAGCCTAGCATTAAAGAAAATAGGCTTAAGCCCTATTATTATCAACAATAATCCCGAGACGATCAGCACCGACCATGACACCAGCGACACGCTGTATTTTGAACCCATCACTTTAGAACATGTCCTAGAGATTGTGGCACAAGAGAGGGCGCATTTAATGGGCGTGGTGGTGGGCTTTGGGGGGCAAACGCCCTTAAAAATTGCCAAAGATTTAGAAGCCCTCAATATCCCCCTACTAGGCACAGCGTTTAAAAACATTGAAATTGCCGAAGAGCGGGATTTATGCCATAAACTCTTAAATGGTTTAAACATTGCCTACCCTAAAGGCTTGTGCGCCAACTCCAAAGAACAAGCCCTAGAGTGTTTAGACCAGCTAGAGCTGCCCCTCATCTTGCGCCCAAGTTTTGTGCTAGGGGGGGCAAAAATGCGCATCTTACGCACCAAAGAGGAGTGTTTAGACTACACAGAAAATTACAGCTTTGAAACCAGCCTTTTAATGGACACCTTCCTAGAAGATGCCCTAGAGCTTGATGTGGATGCCATTTGCGACCAGCAAAGCGTGTTTGTGTGCAGCGTTTTAGAGCACATTGAGCCCGCTGGTATCCACTCGGGGGATAGCACTTGCTTTATCCCCCCAAGCTTAAGCCCGCAAGTTTTAGAGGAGGTTTATACCCAAACGCAAAAAATCGCTTTGGGTTTGCAGGTGTTAGGGTTAGTCAATATCCAATTTGCCTATAAGAATGGCCAACTCTTCGTGCTAGAGATCAACCCCCGCTGTTCGCGCACTGTGCCCTTTGTCTCTAAAGCTTTGGGGCTAGACCTTGCGGCGATGGCAATGAGCGTGATGGCGGGGCAGAGTTTAGAGGACTTTAAGGGGCTAGAAAATAAAGGTGGGGGGTTATTTTTAGCCAAGTCTTTAAATTATGTCTTTGTGAAAGAAAGCGTCTTTCCCTTTAATAAACTCTATGGGGCGGATTTGGTGCTAGGGCCTGAAATGAAAAGCACGGGGGAGGTGGCCGGCGTGGGTCATACTTTGGCTGAGGCCTTTTATAAATCTCAATTAGCGTGCAACAACCCCATCAAACACAGCGGGCATGTCTTTGTGTCGCTCAAAGATGCCGACAAGCAAAAGGCGATGCCTTTAATGCGCGCCTTTGTGAGTTTGGGCTTTAAGCTTTACGCCACCACCGGCACGCATAGGGCCTTGTTGGCTGAAGGGCTAGAGAGTGTGCAGGTGCTGAAAATCTCAGAGGGCCGCCCCAATATTTCGGATTTTATGCTCAATCACGAGATCGACATGGCGATCAACACCAGCGACCGGGTGAGCGAGGACTCTAAGATCATCCGCATGCAAGTGCTCAAAAACAAAATCTCCTATTTCACCACGCTCAAAGCCGTAGAAAAGGTACTTTTAAGCCTCCTTGAATACTCCAAATTCAAGCACAACCCCCCCGTGAGTTTGCAGGAGTTGCAGGCTTAA
- a CDS encoding PBECR2 nuclease fold domain-containing protein → MPQQEPIGKDKNLEQEWLEAFGLKSVDEPFIPKFSQEVQEALEPILQGAQIQLTKGSLIKLEKRQREEFLPLIRPTLEQPNALVRQADGALIFVKDFGTTKFFASVARNDSGEWVITSNVPKTLNNLLNKVKEGGEVLMSDLPGLPIIAKPHDIAALSNGANQAKDTTTPLKNIEAQETLRVSPEFGENFAEFALKGAEAMKKLLQEKHGQVAGAFYRPDLGESGGYIDLVWGANAESLKGLKGANGKPLKPYGLSKIVEKHLEDFSPFAGDTPLEKLGNGIEEIIRSGDLVTDQAGAKTIILKDKGKEFRVGVSQGWEHKGKNYWIVTAHENRKSPAQKSDQVAAKSRHGSDLAQKDLNNSTTPKQNRKILR, encoded by the coding sequence GTGCCCCAACAAGAACCCATCGGCAAAGACAAAAACCTAGAGCAAGAATGGCTAGAAGCCTTTGGGCTTAAAAGCGTGGATGAGCCTTTTATCCCCAAATTCAGCCAAGAAGTCCAAGAAGCCCTAGAACCTATCTTGCAAGGTGCACAAATCCAACTCACTAAAGGGAGCTTAATTAAGTTGGAGAAACGCCAAAGAGAAGAGTTTTTGCCCTTGATTAGGCCGACTTTAGAGCAACCTAACGCTCTTGTTAGGCAAGCAGACGGGGCTTTAATCTTTGTTAAGGACTTTGGCACAACCAAGTTTTTCGCCAGCGTGGCTAGAAATGATAGCGGAGAGTGGGTCATTACGAGCAATGTCCCTAAAACCCTCAACAATCTATTAAACAAGGTTAAAGAGGGGGGAGAAGTCCTCATGAGCGATTTGCCCGGGCTTCCAATAATCGCTAAGCCCCATGACATTGCAGCGTTGAGCAATGGGGCAAACCAAGCTAAAGATACCACAACCCCCCTTAAAAACATTGAGGCTCAAGAAACGCTACGCGTTTCCCCCGAATTTGGCGAGAACTTTGCCGAATTTGCGCTCAAGGGGGCAGAGGCGATGAAAAAGCTCTTACAAGAGAAACACGGACAAGTGGCGGGGGCGTTTTATCGCCCAGACTTAGGCGAGAGTGGGGGGTATATTGATTTGGTGTGGGGAGCAAACGCGGAAAGCTTAAAAGGGCTTAAGGGGGCTAATGGCAAGCCGCTTAAACCTTATGGATTGAGTAAGATTGTCGAAAAGCACCTTGAGGACTTTAGCCCTTTTGCAGGAGATACGCCTTTGGAGAAATTAGGCAATGGGATTGAGGAAATCATAAGAAGTGGAGATTTAGTTACCGACCAAGCGGGCGCAAAAACCATCATTCTCAAAGACAAGGGCAAAGAGTTTAGGGTAGGGGTTTCGCAGGGTTGGGAACACAAGGGCAAAAACTATTGGATTGTTACGGCACATGAGAACAGAAAGTCCCCCGCGCAGAAGTCCGACCAAGTCGCGGCTAAGTCTAGGCATGGCTCCGATCTTGCCCAAAAGGACTTAAACAACTCTACCACACCCAAACAAAATAGAAAAATTCTTAGATGA
- a CDS encoding metallophosphoesterase, whose translation MKHYAVSDLHLFHKNIIKYSALPFGSVEELNQTWVGMLEVVQAGDIVWFLGDLALAKTTSKGLNTILSSFKGQKFLIRGNHDLLPDKVYINCGFQVLDKLFAVVDIKMDGLYRFILCHYPPNSKEYNQLVAEDILSEWERQEATNPSLKTFWLHGHTHTRTPQPANPDVLNVCIDFRYQHQMPIFCFEDFIQHNLNDALLTTPLGPQI comes from the coding sequence ATGAAACATTACGCCGTTTCGGATTTGCACCTTTTTCATAAAAATATCATCAAATACTCCGCTCTGCCCTTTGGGTCGGTGGAGGAACTGAACCAAACATGGGTGGGTATGCTAGAAGTCGTGCAAGCAGGGGACATTGTGTGGTTTTTGGGTGATTTGGCTTTGGCAAAAACAACTTCTAAAGGGCTCAATACAATCCTATCTAGCTTCAAGGGGCAAAAATTCTTGATTCGGGGCAATCACGATCTTTTGCCTGACAAGGTGTATATAAATTGTGGCTTTCAGGTGCTAGACAAGCTTTTTGCGGTTGTAGACATTAAAATGGACGGGCTTTACCGCTTCATTTTGTGCCACTACCCACCAAACTCCAAAGAATACAACCAACTCGTGGCCGAGGACATTTTAAGCGAGTGGGAGCGACAAGAGGCCACAAATCCATCCCTTAAAACCTTTTGGTTGCATGGGCACACGCACACCCGCACCCCACAGCCTGCAAACCCCGATGTCCTCAATGTCTGCATCGACTTTCGTTACCAGCACCAAATGCCCATTTTTTGTTTTGAGGATTTTATCCAACATAATCTGAACGATGCCCTTTTGACAACTCCACTTGGACCACAAATCTAG
- a CDS encoding HindVP family restriction endonuclease, whose protein sequence is MQNSNRDFSQKQAWGKNQFNTAFPASLCCYFEHHNIKATHLRITEGTFAHAEKAQVLPHISSMLAFLRDIYNAIEHTQSLFYSSPLGRL, encoded by the coding sequence TTGCAAAATTCTAATCGGGATTTCTCTCAAAAACAGGCATGGGGCAAGAATCAATTCAACACTGCCTTTCCTGCATCGCTGTGTTGCTATTTTGAACACCACAACATTAAGGCCACTCACTTAAGAATTACAGAAGGTACATTTGCCCATGCAGAAAAGGCGCAAGTGTTGCCCCACATTTCTAGCATGCTTGCCTTTTTAAGGGACATTTACAACGCTATAGAACACACGCAAAGCCTTTTTTACTCCAGCCCACTTGGAAGACTCTAG
- a CDS encoding methyl-accepting chemotaxis protein, whose protein sequence is MDSHVINANKNFLDIMGYTLEEIKGKHHSMFCDPEFVKSPQYTEFWDHLKSGQSTQGTFKRITKAGKEVYLEATYNPVFNSEGKIYKFIKFALDATHKEEKIHMVLELIKENQQLTSDGNRMIEKTTSNIQNVTSTMKNNVQLVDTLSAQSDSISSITQTIKDIADQINLLALNAAIEAARAGEHGRGFAVVADEVRKLAERTGKSVTEIAAIISSIREITQQVVESISSGADEAERTCDLSCETQDLMEKIKAASDRVAQGMGISGK, encoded by the coding sequence ATGGATAGCCATGTGATCAACGCAAACAAAAATTTCTTAGATATCATGGGCTACACCTTAGAAGAAATTAAGGGCAAACACCACTCCATGTTTTGCGATCCGGAGTTTGTCAAGAGCCCGCAATACACAGAGTTTTGGGACCATTTAAAGTCGGGGCAATCCACTCAAGGGACATTTAAACGAATCACCAAAGCAGGTAAAGAGGTCTATTTGGAGGCGACTTACAACCCCGTTTTTAACAGCGAAGGCAAGATTTATAAATTCATCAAATTTGCTCTGGATGCCACCCACAAAGAGGAAAAAATCCACATGGTTTTAGAGTTGATTAAGGAAAACCAACAGCTCACCAGCGACGGTAACCGCATGATTGAAAAAACCACAAGCAATATCCAGAATGTGACCAGTACCATGAAAAACAATGTCCAATTAGTGGACACGCTAAGCGCACAATCCGACTCGATCTCTTCAATCACCCAAACCATTAAAGACATTGCCGATCAAATTAATTTGCTGGCCTTAAATGCCGCCATTGAGGCCGCCCGGGCGGGCGAACACGGGCGGGGCTTTGCCGTGGTGGCCGATGAAGTGCGCAAGTTGGCCGAACGCACCGGCAAGTCTGTTACAGAGATTGCGGCGATCATCAGCTCCATCCGTGAGATCACCCAACAAGTGGTGGAGAGCATCAGTAGCGGTGCAGATGAAGCAGAAAGGACTTGCGACCTTTCCTGTGAAACCCAAGATTTAATGGAAAAAATTAAAGCTGCCAGCGACCGGGTGGCCCAGGGCATGGGAATTTCTGGCAAATAA
- a CDS encoding phosphatidylglycerophosphatase A family protein, whose translation MNFLSRECFLTLFYSGKFPRGPGTAGSVVAVFLGLPILYLSANTLFLCALLIGLIAIKQIDIYEAQTKSHDDKQIVIDELVGMWMAMAIAGLSWLGVIASFVFFRLFDIYKPSLIGKIDRDVGGGLGVVGDDALAGVCGGFCALLLTRLF comes from the coding sequence TTGAACTTCCTTAGCCGTGAATGTTTTTTGACCCTGTTTTACTCGGGCAAGTTCCCCAGAGGGCCGGGTACGGCGGGGAGTGTGGTGGCGGTTTTTCTGGGTTTGCCCATCTTATACCTCTCAGCCAACACCTTGTTTTTATGCGCCCTTTTAATTGGGCTCATCGCCATTAAGCAAATTGACATCTATGAGGCCCAAACAAAGAGCCACGATGACAAGCAGATTGTCATCGATGAGTTGGTGGGGATGTGGATGGCGATGGCGATTGCGGGCCTTAGCTGGCTGGGCGTGATCGCCAGCTTTGTCTTCTTCCGCCTCTTTGACATTTACAAACCTTCTTTGATCGGTAAGATCGATCGAGATGTAGGCGGAGGGCTTGGGGTGGTGGGCGATGATGCTTTGGCTGGGGTTTGTGGCGGGTTTTGCGCCTTGTTGCTCACCCGTTTATTTTAA
- a CDS encoding PAS domain S-box protein: protein MFFSSSTNPKTKDKEHTECTEKINALTEKNRELRAVYNALDHSLAIIEFDTEGKILNANDNFLKIIGYTLEEIRGKHHSMLCDPKLVSSNSYSDFWHKLRSGQFQQKTFKRIKKGARRCI from the coding sequence ATGTTCTTTTCGTCCTCGACCAATCCAAAAACTAAAGACAAAGAACACACAGAATGCACAGAAAAAATCAATGCATTGACTGAAAAAAACCGGGAACTGCGCGCTGTCTACAATGCCCTCGACCATTCTCTCGCCATCATTGAGTTTGATACGGAGGGCAAAATCCTCAATGCAAATGACAATTTTCTCAAAATCATAGGCTACACCTTAGAAGAAATTAGGGGCAAACACCACTCCATGCTCTGCGATCCCAAATTGGTGTCTTCAAATAGCTACAGCGACTTTTGGCATAAGCTCCGATCTGGACAATTCCAGCAAAAAACTTTTAAACGGATCAAGAAAGGTGCCAGGAGGTGTATTTAA
- a CDS encoding PBECR2 nuclease fold domain-containing protein codes for MLSLEHRPEDKEAFIKNLNLRASATPIPTSLDVEGFLKSLEGIESKENFIEHLASRKDKQRRLGFLNLVEPTLNYPDFVMINNDVGRKKYVKVFQKDNGKHLTYLLVTAEDDKLPITGIPDIRKSHIVRKIKDADTIYSFIRPGS; via the coding sequence ATGCTGTCATTGGAACACCGACCGGAGGACAAAGAAGCCTTTATCAAGAACCTCAATTTGCGTGCAAGTGCTACGCCTATACCCACAAGTTTAGATGTAGAAGGGTTTTTAAAGAGCCTAGAGGGGATTGAGAGCAAAGAGAACTTTATAGAGCATTTGGCAAGTAGAAAAGATAAGCAAAGGCGCTTAGGGTTTTTAAATTTGGTTGAACCTACATTAAACTATCCGGATTTTGTCATGATCAACAATGATGTGGGTAGAAAGAAATATGTCAAGGTTTTTCAAAAAGACAATGGGAAACATTTGACCTATCTATTGGTTACAGCTGAAGATGATAAACTACCCATCACAGGGATACCGGATATTAGGAAGAGCCACATTGTTAGAAAGATCAAAGATGCCGACACTATCTACTCTTTCATTCGACCGGGCAGCTGA